A region of Culicoides brevitarsis isolate CSIRO-B50_1 chromosome 1, AGI_CSIRO_Cbre_v1, whole genome shotgun sequence DNA encodes the following proteins:
- the LOC134832598 gene encoding uncharacterized protein LOC134832598 has product MEKLSLNRAFLLITSLILVGAELTTTTTTSTSTSDDTINCKNVICPALQEISCPDDSYSHTVFPTHMFKDFASKREGEKLSYDAIITENHEDEEEKVLAKRSILYEKRESIKIVPGGHHFFNHIHKRSLSPTTSSAAASGNDKYDYRLENGNNASSSSSEFIAALPQQQQQAKMFDADATTKHCCEYQECKCFPAHESNCKIPHCSKPLMKAVKRHATGLPGDCCDEYECIQPNYCESRVTGHRYPDGATWEDADCQTCRCENGETKCQMYFCKPLSCAKTILVPGACCQICDDTATDFCMHELNCNLHCPHGFQKSDDGCNLCKCAFSNNLPLIDTNYTNSTGDMENAVIDNHTVTLTNIQSICEDQLQSYIYVFLAVIAVLLLIIVGIVAYIIVQKRQKNSQSYKPVANIDSNFNSLPPSCTLKAVQQYEGV; this is encoded by the coding sequence ATGACACAATCAACTGCAAAAACGTAATTTGTCCCGCATTACAAGAGATCTCGTGTCCCGATGACAGTTACTCGCACACCGTTTTTCCCACGCACATGTTCAAGGACTTTGCGAGCAAGCGGGAAGGCGAAAAGTTGAGTTACGACGCCATCATTACCGAAAATCACGAAGACGAGGAGGAAAAAGTGCTGGCGAAACGTTCGATTTTGTACGAGAAACGAGAGTCGATTAAAATTGTTCCGGGCGGAcatcattttttcaatcacATCCATAAACGGAGTTTGTCGCCAACCACATCGAGCGCAGCAGCATCGGGCAACGATAAATACGATTATCGTCTCGAAAATGGCAATAACGCCAGCAGTAGCAGCAGCGAATTTATCGCCGCACttccgcagcagcagcagcaagcgAAAATGTTTGATGCTGACGCGACAACGAAACACTGTTGCGAATATCAGGAATGTAAATGTTTTCCGGCGCACGAGTCTAATTGCAAAATACCGCATTGTTCGAAGCCACTGATGAAAGCTGTGAAGCGCCATGCCACGGGCCTCCCGGGCGATTGTTGCGACGAATACGAGTGCATTCAGCCGAATTATTGCGAAAGTCGCGTCACGGGTCATCGATATCCGGATGGCGCGACGTGGGAAGATGCCGACTGCCAGACGTGTCGCTGCGAAAATGGCGAAACCAAGTGTCAGATGTACTTTTGCAAGCCCCTTTCGTGCGCCAAGACCATTCTCGTGCCCGGTGCTTGTTGCCAGATATGCGACGATACTGCCACGGACTTTTGCATGCACGAACTCAACTGCAACCTGCATTGTCCGCATGGCTTTCAAAAATCCGATGATGGATGTAATTTATGCAAGTGCGCATTCAGCAATAATCTGCCGTTGATTGACACAAATTACACGAATTCCACCGGCGACATGGAAAATGCCGTAATTGATAATCACACAGTCACCTTGACGAACATACAAAGTATCTGCGAGGATCAATTACAAAGTTACATTTATGTCTTCCTAGCCGTTATTGCGGTCTTGCTGTTAATTATCGTCGGCATCGTCGCGTATATCATAGTACAAAAACGTCAGAAAAATTCGCAATCTTACAAACCTGTTGCTAATATCGACTCCAATTTCAACTCCTTGCCGCCGTCGTGCACTTTGAAGGCCGTGCAACAATACGAGGGAGTTTAA
- the LOC134827974 gene encoding kinase D-interacting substrate of 220 kDa — protein sequence MALAFRVLLQYLDLNDIFSLKNFLDSNSFQVDERDDNGATILMHAASRGVTAFVKELVLRGADIQAEDLDNWTALLCATKAGHFEIVEYLIDHGADIEHREMGGWTPLMWASYKGYIDIVNRLLQKGADVHCHGNYHLSPLLWGAGRGHYEVVVALINKGAKVNSADKYGTTALIWACRKGMTNIVDFLLKAGANVDTAGMYSWTPLLVAVAGGHQECVNLVLERKPNVNALDKDGMTALAIACREGLTEIVSSLISVGAYINTQDRSGDTPLIHAIKGNHRGVVEILVKKHADIDIQGKDKKTALYYAIEKGNLHIVRMILSQNPDLESETKDGDTALLRAVRNRNLEIVQLLLDKRAKVGATDKRGDTCLHIAMRARSKQIVEALLHNPKNNQILYKANKVGETPYGIDQLHQKTILGQVFGTRQINTEDSEGVLGYEVYSSALTNILYEPTLITPITIGLYAKWGSGKSFLLNKVRGEMLNCVSECAKIAAKPKAILFLTILHISLLFGVLTGMLLWSVPYGILTFVCITATVLGLLRIMSVINRRYRLDWIDSMFQGLDKQIGKLQLILQVAFCYPPNISADIHTKPVRFHFADLSNAPPKGEQAVSLMLASMLEEIERHYGTVATRLYRALRPKQHESLTRWRFRRMCCIPIVFLFELFLFSVGAGICLLVIYYTHDLNDVEKSALLIVLYITGALLLAALVANFHILTRLVRSLFISQASYLKRLTRNNNESGLSLTTLGNEVTLMTDMVKCLDSFVGQQSRLCGVVDVLDYYDIDKILNILSVIQTLLCAANRPFIILIAVDPHIITKAAEARSKRMLTEVGTIGGHDFLRNFVHLPIYLQSTNLKKIQRAQVAAMAMLNRINEIGERRLSNASEMGMSMERLRTINTNSRTNSKKLRTQAPESLAGSYSSNLHKLGQSGVGLDKNRVMFSDDFFSDVNPRSMKRLLNVMSLTIRLLKANHIDFSWYRLCSWINLTEQWPLRASIIVLEFEKEDLDDTTSLETIYERCKPKIAYLKEAAVFLEMDRDERKLDAFLHIHKNDLQVTDLKVFLPFTFNLDPYLKKVLKEDQQAFEEEFEGLTMFAPPSTSEKVQPKPPNRVSYPFMPSPMPMPMPRGTIGFSLPPQPMPLPHAAHIHPPPADLFSGLLAPSVAVNSTMNESTKSLSDKSLENVTLSQLSVDQLIKLLQRMPDMAPIMPKLGPALQENAITGRVLMHCDLNELKSVLNISFGHWETFKLLINTLKTYEMTKVSLAVTDINNPVAPISTPTAQAERDVTDTIQPPAKKRSVVESRFQKQVTIEEEMICETLQMINSDIMDPLDEDGFASEDDQMIPSGQSGDEMPLTPIRESLEVGSPTRRKSLVRTVTIGDYDDTLPTVISMPSISIEEHQDQKME from the exons ATGGCTCTTGCCTTTCGGGTTTTGTTACAATATTTGGATCTAAATGACATCTTTAGTTTGAAGAATTTCCTCGACAGCAACTCGTTTCAAGTGGATGAGCGCGATGACAATGGGGCGACGATTCTCATGCATGCAGCGAGTCGGGGCGTGACAGCCTTTGTCaaag AATTGGTTCTACGCGGTGCCGATATTCAAGCGGAGGATTTGGATAATTGGACTGCGTTGCTTTGTGCGACAAAAGCGGGTCATTTCGAGATTGTCGAGTACTTGATTGATCATGGCGCGGATATTGAGCATCGGGAAATGGGCGGTTGGACCCCTTTGATGTGGGCTTCGTACAAAGGGTACATTGACATCGTGAATCGATTGTTGCAAAAAGGCGCCGATGTGCATTGTCACGGCAATTATCACTTATCCCCGTTGCTGTGGGGTGCAGGACGAGGACATTATGAAGTCGTCGTTGCTTTGATAAACAAAGGAGCGAAAGTCAATTCAGCCGATAAGTATGGCACAACGGCACTAATTTGGGCTTGTCGCAAGGGAATGACGAATATCgtggattttttgttgaaagcgGGTGCGAATGTCGATACAGCTGGCATGTATAGTTGGACTCCGTTACTTGTCGCAGTTGCGGGAGGACATCAAGAATGCGTGAATTTAGTGTTGGAGAGAAAACCGAATGTGAATGCTTTGGATAAAGATGGCATGACAGCACTTGCGATCGCTTGTCGTGAAGGCCTAACTGAAATTGTGTCGTCGTTGATATCTGTGGGCGCTTATATTAATACGCAAGATCGATCGGGAGATACTCCGTTAATTCATGCCATCAAGGGAAATCATCGCGGAGTCGTTGAGATACTCGTGAAGAAACATGCGGATATCGATATTCAG ggcAAAGACAAGAAAACTGCATTATACTACGCCATTGAAAAGGGAAATTTGCACATTGTTCGCATGATTCTCTCCCAAAACCCAGATTTGGAATCAGAAACCAAAGATGGCGACACCGCCTTATTACGCGCCGTTCGCAATCGAAACTTGGAAATTGTGCAATTACTCCTCGATAAAAGAGCAAAAGTTGGAGCCACGGACAAACGCGGAGACACTTGCTTGCACATTGCGATGCGAGCGCGATCCAAACAAATCGTCGAAGCACTTTTGCATAATCcgaaaaacaatcaaatctTGTACAAGGCAAACAAAGTCGGCGAAACTCCTTACGGGATCGATCAATTGCATCAAAAGACGATTTTGGGACAAGTTTTTGGCACGCGTCAAATTAACACGGAAGATTCCGAGGGAGTTCTCGGTTACGAGGTTTACAGCTCCGCTTTGACGAATATTTTGTACGAGCCGACACTGATAACGCCGATTACGATTGGATTGTATGCCAAATGGGGCAGCGGCAAAAGTTTCCTCTTGAACAAGGTTCGTGGTGAAATGTTGAATTGTGTGTCGGAATGTGCGAAAATCGCTGCAAAACCGAAagcgattttatttttgacaattttgcaCATTTCCTTGCTGTTTGGCGTACTTACGGGAATGCTCTTGTGGTCCGTGCCTTATGGAATTCTAACTTTTGTCTGCATTACGGCAACAGTTCTCGGGCTTTTACGCATCATGAGCGTCATTAATCGTCGATATCGCTTGGATTGGATCGATTCGATGTTTCAAGGGCTCGACAAGCAAATTGGTAAACTTCAGTTAATTCTTCAAGTCGCTTTTTGCTACCCCCCGAACATTAGTGCGGATATTCATACGAAACCGGTACGATTTCATTTTGCCGATTTGAGTAATGCGCCGCCAAAAGGAGAGCAAGCGGTGAGTTTGATGCTGGCTTCGATGTTGGAGGAGATTGAAAGACATTACGGAACAGTTGCGACGAGACTTTATCGAGCGCTGCGCCCAAAACAGCACGAAAGTCTCACAAGATGGCGCTTTCGACGAATGTGTTGCATTCCAATTGTCTTTCTTTTTGAGCTGTTTTTGTTTTCTGTCGGTGCCGGGATTTGTTTGCTGGTTATTTATTACACGCATGACCTGAATGACGTCGAAAAAAGTGCCCTTTTGATCGTTTTGTACATCACGGGAGCTTTGTTGCTTGCCGCACTGGTtgctaattttcatattttgacaaGACTGGTGAGGTCGTTGTTCATTTCGCAAGCTTCTTATTTGAAGCGATTGACGAGAAATAATAACGAGAGTGGATTGTCGTTGACAACGTTGGGCAATGAAGTTACGCTGATGACGGATATGGTGAAG tgttTGGACTCATTCGTCGGTCAACAAAGTCGTTTGTGTGGCGTCGTGGATGTACTTGACTACTACGATATTGACAAAATTCTCAACATCCTGAGTGTCATTCAAACGTTACTTTGTGCCGCAAATCGCCCATTCATCATTTTAATCGCTGTCGATCCACACATCATCACAAAAGCCGCCGAAGCTCGCAGCAAACGCATGTTAACTGAAGTCGGCACCATTGGAGGTCACGATTTCCTCCGAAACTTTGTTCATCTCCCGATTTACTTGCAAAGTACGAACTTGAAGAAAATCCAACGCGCACAAGTCGCAGCAATGGCAATGTTGAATCGCATCAACGAGATCGGCGAACGACGATTGTCTAATGCAAGCGAAATGGGAATGAGCATGGAACGTCTTCGAACGATAAATACAAATTCACGAACTAACTCGAAGAAATTACGGACTCAAGCTCCGGAATCGCTCGCGGGATCGTACAGCTCGAATTTACACAAATTGGGACAATCTGGCGTTGGATTGGACAAAAATCGGGTGATGTTCTCGGATGACTTTTTCAGTGATGTGAATCCGCGGAGCATGAAACGGCTGCTGAACGTGATGTCGCTGACAATTCGCTTGCTGAAGGCGAATCACATTGACTTTAGTTGGTATCGCTTGTGTTCTTGGATAAATTTGACGGAACAATGGCCCCTGAGAGCCAGCATTATCGTTTTAGAGTTTGAGAAAGAGGATCTCGACGATACCACGTCGCTGGAGACAATTTACGAGCGTTGCAAGCCGAAAATCGCGTATTTGAAGGAAGCAGCTGTTTTCTTGGAAATGGATCGAGACGAGAGGAAACTTGATGCTTTTTTGCATATtcacaaaaatgacttgcaagtCACggatttgaaagttttcttgCCATTCACTTTCAATTTGGATccttatttgaaaaaagtccTTAAAGAAGATCAACAAGCATTTGAGGAAGAATTTGAGGGATTAACGATGTTTGCGCCGCCTTCAACTTCGGAAAAAGTTCAACCAAAACCCCCAAATCGCGTTTCTTACCCTTTTATGCCGTCTCCGATGCCGATGCCCATGCCTCGGGGCACCATTGGATTCAGTTTGCCGCCTCAACCGATGCCATTACCACACGCAGCGCACATTCATCCGCCACCTGCCGACTTATTTTCAGGTCTTTTAGCGCCCTCTGTCGCCGTAAATTCAACAATGAACGAATCCACGAAATCCCTGTCGGATAAATCGCTTGAAAATGTGACCTTGAGCCAACTTTCCGTCGATCAACTCATCAAATTGTTGCAACGCATGCCCGATATGGCGCCAATTATGCCGAAACTTGGTCCCGCTTTGCAAGAAAATGCCATCACGGGTCGCGTTTTGATGCATTGTGACTTGAACGAGCTCAAATCCGTGCTAAATATCTCCTTCGGGCATTGGGAAACCTTCAAATTGCTCATCAACACACTAAAAACGTACGAAATGACAAAAGTGTCGCTTGCAGTTACCGATATTAATAATCCAGTTGCTCCGATTTCAACGCCAACAGCGCAGGCAGAACGGGATGTCACCGATACGATCCAACCGCCAGCCAAAAAAAGGTCCGTTGTTGAATCGCGTTTCCAGAAGCAAGTTACGATCGAGGAAGAGATGATTTGTGAAACGCTTCAGATGATCAACAGTGACATCATGGATCCGTTGGATGAAGATGGTTTCGCGAGTGAAGATGATCAAATGATTCCGTCGGGGCAGTCGGGAGATGAAATGCCGTTGACTCCGATTCGGGAAAGTTTGGAAGTCGGATCGCCAACGAGACGTAAGAGTTTAGTGCGAACCGTTACTATTGGGGATTACGATGATACCTTGCCAACGGTTATTAGTATGCCGTCAATCAGTATTGAGGAACATCAGGATCAgaaaatggaataa